The segment TCAAAGGGCAGATCAAGGCCGTGATGGAAGACATTAAACCGGCGGCCATCAAGATTGGCATGGTGCACAGCCCCGAACTGGTGCAGGCCATTGCCGAGCAGCTGCGGCAGTACCCCGTGCCCGTAGTGCTGGACCCCGTGATGGTAGCTACCAGCGGCGATAAATTGATTCAGGATGAGACCATCCAGCTGCTGCAACAGGTGCTTTTCCCGCTGGCCAAGGTAGTAACGCCTAACCTGGACGAGGCCCAGATCCTGAGTGGCCTTTCCATCCGGAACGTAGACGAGATGCAAGTGGCGGCCCAGAAGATCCTGCAGACGGGGTGCGGCGCGGTGCTGCTCAAGGGCGGGCACCTACCCGGTCCCCGGCTGTATGATGTTTTCCTGCCGCAGAACGGACACCTGCAGGTGTTTGAATCTGAGTTCATCCAGAGCCAGAACACGCACGGCACCGGCTGCACGCTTTCCTCGGCCATTGCGGCGTACCTCGCGCTGGGACTGCCCCTTCAGCAGGCCATTACCCAGGCCC is part of the Rufibacter tibetensis genome and harbors:
- the thiD gene encoding bifunctional hydroxymethylpyrimidine kinase/phosphomethylpyrimidine kinase encodes the protein MKYYTYPAVLTIAGSDSGGGAGIQADLKTFSALGCFGTSAITAITVQNTRGVTGIHSVPPEIVKGQIKAVMEDIKPAAIKIGMVHSPELVQAIAEQLRQYPVPVVLDPVMVATSGDKLIQDETIQLLQQVLFPLAKVVTPNLDEAQILSGLSIRNVDEMQVAAQKILQTGCGAVLLKGGHLPGPRLYDVFLPQNGHLQVFESEFIQSQNTHGTGCTLSSAIAAYLALGLPLQQAITQARDYVHQAIDQGKDVKTGAGHGPLNHFFHPQPLQKHELE